Proteins from a genomic interval of Corynebacterium freiburgense:
- a CDS encoding nucleosidase, translated as MVLIVAATEEESSGIDGYPLLVTGVGTSNCAISLMEYLWHNRPDHIINIGTAGSLSGVHGIFEIERVVRHDFDADAIAKITGKPMVNALTLSTTGVYPNARLATGDAFISDQVARDKLAKQADLVDMEGHVIALIGWRYGIPVTLLKQVSDNADQDAARSWADAAKAGAEELAEATFKVLALLENTKKAH; from the coding sequence ATGGTTCTTATAGTTGCCGCCACTGAAGAGGAATCTTCGGGTATAGATGGTTACCCGTTGTTAGTCACTGGAGTCGGTACCTCAAATTGTGCAATTAGCTTGATGGAATACCTGTGGCACAATCGTCCCGATCATATTATTAATATCGGTACGGCAGGAAGTTTGAGTGGCGTACATGGAATATTTGAAATTGAACGTGTGGTTAGACATGACTTTGATGCCGATGCAATAGCAAAAATAACAGGTAAGCCAATGGTGAATGCGCTTACTCTGTCAACCACTGGTGTATATCCAAATGCTCGTTTGGCCACAGGGGATGCTTTTATTTCTGATCAGGTGGCACGAGATAAACTGGCCAAACAAGCTGATTTAGTGGATATGGAAGGCCACGTTATTGCATTGATTGGTTGGCGATATGGGATACCGGTGACCTTGTTGAAGCAGGTTAGTGATAACGCTGATCAAGATGCAGCTAGATCATGGGCTGATGCAGCGAAGGCGGGAGCAGAAGAGCTTGCCGAGGCAACCTTTAAAGTACTGGCTCTTCTCGAAAATACGAAAAAAGCGCATTAA
- a CDS encoding serine hydrolase has protein sequence MKYFVAIIAVILVLTATEEPMVPPRGDEELAAKIVPHTENNRMIASMAVDKEVTFALVESSLTTPYRVSNLTELFTIELYYAALRRGDIREDTKLGALVDVPNSPASNVTLRELAEHTGGFAATDNESLNYQELLHKAKLDPLESRGRRNPSTIGISLLGHALAIAAKTDYPNLLKTRFTEPMGLVNTRLLNEFNALSPAVGGVSTVQDIGRFARYTLESPEWGNQQWVQTGSAPDFQSALAVQPGKRAVVVLSRGNESVEQAALEALK, from the coding sequence ATGAAATATTTCGTAGCGATTATCGCCGTCATTCTTGTGCTTACGGCTACAGAGGAACCTATGGTGCCTCCACGTGGTGACGAAGAACTCGCCGCGAAGATCGTACCTCATACAGAAAACAACCGGATGATTGCTTCAATGGCTGTGGATAAAGAGGTTACTTTTGCGCTGGTTGAGTCTTCATTGACTACACCGTACCGGGTATCAAATCTGACTGAATTGTTCACTATTGAGCTTTACTATGCGGCACTGCGCCGCGGTGATATTCGGGAAGATACAAAACTAGGCGCTCTTGTCGACGTCCCAAATAGCCCGGCATCAAATGTAACGCTGCGCGAGCTCGCCGAACATACTGGTGGTTTTGCGGCGACAGATAACGAAAGCCTGAATTACCAGGAACTTTTGCATAAAGCGAAGTTAGATCCATTAGAAAGCCGCGGCCGCAGGAATCCTTCAACAATTGGAATATCTTTATTGGGGCATGCCCTGGCAATCGCCGCAAAAACCGACTACCCAAACCTTTTGAAAACTCGCTTTACGGAACCGATGGGTTTAGTCAACACAAGATTACTGAATGAATTTAATGCACTTTCACCGGCGGTGGGAGGCGTTTCGACCGTACAAGACATTGGCAGATTTGCTCGCTATACACTCGAATCTCCCGAGTGGGGAAATCAGCAATGGGTACAAACGGGCTCTGCGCCCGATTTTCAAAGTGCATTAGCCGTGCAACCAGGAAAAAGAGCCGTGGTGGTTTTATCACGGGGTAATGAATCAGTGGAACAAGCAGCTCTGGAGGCTCTGAAATGA
- a CDS encoding glycosyltransferase family 2 protein, producing MISVILPFYNAAEYLPRVLKCLDQLEDVEYILINDGSTDNSAEIAENWGKGRVIYQEHLGIAAARARGIQEAQGDWIWFVDADDTFDPHILQRMIGASEGVDLVICRAHRYDSLGRIHLMEGVADEVVIDDLKPVIFDGTVRGYLWNKLFKAEVLKEAIERSNPEKQLSSQEDFMLLLDALPGIHKARLIPFIGYHYRDRNDGAVDTDLRSVQNTSLCADSVVAMGAPSSFRVWFEAVPGIATAALSGLPNSRQLQLSLLRYLTPSALLQTWSDGHRREAVHGAVMAATVPIGVYSPLYRVGRTMQKLFVRFKC from the coding sequence ATGATCAGTGTAATTCTGCCTTTTTACAATGCGGCTGAATATCTTCCTCGGGTATTGAAATGCCTTGACCAGCTAGAAGATGTGGAATACATCCTTATTAATGATGGCTCAACAGATAATAGTGCCGAAATAGCCGAGAATTGGGGTAAAGGCCGAGTGATTTATCAAGAGCACTTGGGCATTGCTGCCGCTCGTGCTCGAGGTATTCAAGAAGCACAAGGTGATTGGATCTGGTTTGTCGATGCTGACGATACCTTCGATCCGCACATTCTCCAACGCATGATCGGTGCCAGCGAAGGTGTTGACCTCGTTATTTGCCGTGCTCACCGCTACGACAGCCTTGGGCGAATCCATCTTATGGAAGGTGTGGCAGACGAGGTAGTTATTGATGACCTTAAGCCGGTTATCTTTGATGGGACTGTTCGAGGTTATCTGTGGAACAAGCTGTTTAAAGCGGAGGTATTAAAAGAAGCGATCGAGCGATCAAATCCGGAGAAGCAGTTATCCTCGCAAGAGGATTTCATGTTGTTGCTTGATGCTCTTCCCGGCATACATAAGGCAAGATTAATTCCATTCATTGGCTACCACTACCGTGATCGTAACGACGGGGCAGTAGATACAGATCTGCGATCGGTGCAAAATACGTCGTTATGTGCGGATTCAGTGGTTGCTATGGGTGCTCCAAGTTCCTTCCGCGTATGGTTTGAAGCAGTCCCTGGAATCGCAACCGCAGCGTTATCTGGATTACCAAATTCTCGCCAATTGCAACTTTCGCTGCTAAGGTATTTGACGCCGTCGGCGTTGCTACAAACATGGAGCGACGGACACCGTCGTGAAGCAGTTCATGGCGCCGTCATGGCGGCGACAGTTCCGATAGGCGTCTACTCACCGCTATACAGAGTAGGGCGCACAATGCAAAAACTATTCGTGAGGTTCAAATGTTGA
- a CDS encoding bifunctional proline dehydrogenase/L-glutamate gamma-semialdehyde dehydrogenase, producing MSYINRDLENLQERIIARANEWLAAEQKSAKSKETEQLAAMVHDPSGVEFTMRFVDRVARPQDNQVAARELTKLTDTELPGFIGPIDRALVNTGAKMAKFVPNFIMPAARTRLRQMVSHLVLDAEGKALNKLLDESKAKGYRLNVNLLGEAVLGDGEANNRLTRTMELLKNPRVDYVSIKATSVVAQLNPWDIDGNTELLKERLRPLYRLALQRSPHPFINLDMEEYKDLHVTIRLFEELLMEEEFLGLEAGIVLQAYLPDSFQALQQLADFAKRRAAAGGAKIKIRLVKGANLSMEKVDAELHGWYPAPYATKEEVDANFLRMMDYILRPEHENVRVGIASHNLFSVASAYELSVERGVETQLDVEMLQGMAPAQAEAVRQAVGTVILYTPVVHAEDFDVAVSYLVRRLEENGAPENFLYALFGGDLTEQEARFRESVAQRWKVAEDSRRLSTPETFNASDSDPALLSTLEWARTLEDPQPKWRLITDVEEVDKTVAGLLKSPRLDIAERTALLQRAADELENIRQDLLGVMTHEAGKTIAEADPEVSEAIDFARYYARCANALNTPGHSKFTPHNLVVVASPWNFPVAIPLGGVFASLAAGAKAILKPAPEVRRCAEVALTALRKAGIGEDLVQLMHTDEADAGRRLMSHPDVDAIILTGASETASLFRGWKPEMNIHAETSGKNAIIVTPSADPDLAVADVYKSAFGHAGQKCSAASLVILVGDVGRFTDQLIDATRTLRVGYGHELSTTMNGLISPPGEKLHRGLTTLETGESWLVKPEKLNDEGTLWSPGIRDNVRPGSWFHTHECFGPVLGIMHAESLEQAIEWQNSTGFGLTGGIHSLDEDEVELWKEKVEVGNAYINRGITGAIVQRQPFGGWKNSSVGVGAKAGGPNYVAQLGTWEDIESDVPSVSLPPAYRELANTEFLKRAAALDEIAWRTEFGVEQDFTGLRCESNVFRYRPLETLYVVGDDEEQFNRLKLAALRTGTELRKLETHEWFPPHSRIRAIGDAPVPTTIYEWAALNGSVVIDGPVLADGRRELLHFLKEQAVSTTNHRFGYIKEETS from the coding sequence ATGAGCTATATCAATCGTGATCTTGAAAACCTGCAGGAGCGCATTATTGCACGCGCCAATGAGTGGCTAGCTGCAGAGCAGAAATCCGCTAAGTCAAAAGAAACGGAACAACTTGCGGCGATGGTGCACGATCCTTCGGGCGTGGAATTCACTATGCGCTTTGTGGATCGTGTTGCTCGCCCGCAGGATAATCAGGTAGCTGCGCGGGAGCTCACCAAACTTACGGATACTGAGCTTCCTGGATTTATTGGACCAATTGATCGCGCACTAGTAAATACTGGCGCAAAGATGGCAAAGTTTGTGCCTAATTTCATTATGCCTGCTGCTCGTACTCGGCTGCGGCAGATGGTAAGCCATTTGGTGCTTGACGCTGAAGGCAAGGCCCTCAATAAATTGCTGGATGAGTCGAAAGCCAAGGGCTATCGTCTGAATGTCAATCTTCTCGGTGAGGCCGTCCTTGGCGATGGTGAAGCAAATAACCGATTGACCCGCACTATGGAGCTACTGAAAAACCCACGAGTGGACTATGTTTCCATTAAAGCTACATCGGTAGTTGCACAGTTAAACCCGTGGGATATTGATGGCAATACCGAGCTTTTAAAGGAGCGGCTCCGCCCACTGTATCGCTTGGCTTTGCAGCGCAGTCCGCATCCTTTTATTAATTTGGATATGGAGGAATATAAAGACCTCCACGTAACAATTCGCCTGTTTGAAGAGCTCCTTATGGAGGAAGAGTTCCTAGGCCTTGAAGCAGGCATTGTATTGCAAGCATATCTGCCGGACTCCTTCCAGGCGCTCCAGCAATTAGCTGATTTTGCTAAACGGCGAGCAGCAGCTGGTGGTGCAAAGATTAAGATCCGCCTGGTGAAAGGGGCGAACTTGTCTATGGAGAAAGTGGATGCTGAGCTACATGGCTGGTATCCAGCTCCATATGCCACTAAAGAGGAAGTAGATGCAAACTTCCTGCGCATGATGGACTACATTTTGCGTCCTGAGCATGAGAATGTTCGTGTGGGTATTGCGTCCCACAATCTTTTTTCGGTGGCTTCTGCGTATGAGCTTAGCGTTGAGCGCGGCGTCGAAACGCAACTCGATGTGGAAATGCTGCAGGGTATGGCCCCAGCCCAAGCAGAAGCTGTGCGCCAAGCCGTGGGTACCGTTATTTTATATACGCCGGTGGTACACGCCGAGGATTTTGACGTCGCGGTGAGCTATCTAGTGCGCCGCCTTGAGGAAAATGGCGCACCCGAAAACTTCCTGTATGCACTTTTCGGTGGCGACCTTACTGAGCAGGAAGCACGGTTCCGGGAGTCTGTTGCCCAACGCTGGAAGGTTGCTGAGGATTCTCGACGCCTCTCCACCCCAGAAACCTTCAATGCTTCCGATTCCGACCCGGCACTGCTTTCCACCCTGGAATGGGCGCGTACTTTGGAGGATCCACAGCCAAAGTGGAGGCTCATTACAGATGTGGAAGAAGTTGATAAAACGGTCGCGGGTCTTTTAAAGTCACCCCGTTTAGATATCGCCGAGCGCACCGCATTATTGCAGCGTGCCGCCGATGAACTTGAAAATATCCGCCAAGATCTATTGGGCGTCATGACCCATGAGGCTGGTAAAACCATTGCAGAAGCAGACCCAGAGGTTTCTGAGGCCATTGACTTTGCTCGCTACTATGCTCGCTGTGCAAACGCACTGAATACTCCCGGACACTCAAAGTTCACCCCACATAATCTGGTAGTAGTTGCTTCGCCATGGAACTTCCCAGTGGCTATTCCGCTCGGTGGCGTATTTGCATCATTGGCAGCGGGTGCAAAAGCGATCCTGAAACCAGCGCCTGAAGTGCGGCGATGCGCTGAGGTGGCACTAACTGCACTCCGCAAGGCCGGCATTGGCGAAGACCTTGTACAGCTTATGCACACCGATGAAGCTGACGCCGGACGCCGCCTTATGTCCCACCCTGATGTGGATGCAATTATTCTTACTGGTGCTTCCGAAACTGCATCGCTATTCCGCGGATGGAAACCAGAAATGAATATTCATGCAGAAACCTCCGGTAAGAATGCCATTATTGTTACCCCATCTGCTGATCCGGATTTGGCTGTTGCCGATGTGTATAAATCTGCATTCGGCCATGCCGGTCAGAAGTGTTCTGCGGCTTCATTAGTTATTCTGGTCGGTGACGTTGGGCGCTTTACCGATCAGCTTATCGACGCCACCCGCACCCTACGCGTAGGCTATGGCCACGAACTTTCCACCACAATGAATGGTTTAATTTCCCCTCCAGGAGAAAAACTCCACCGTGGTTTAACCACTCTGGAAACTGGGGAATCTTGGCTGGTAAAGCCAGAAAAACTCAATGATGAAGGCACCCTATGGTCTCCTGGTATTCGTGATAATGTTCGTCCAGGTAGCTGGTTCCATACCCATGAATGCTTTGGTCCGGTACTTGGCATTATGCACGCTGAGTCACTAGAGCAAGCCATTGAATGGCAAAACAGCACCGGTTTTGGCCTGACCGGTGGTATCCACTCATTGGACGAAGATGAAGTGGAATTGTGGAAAGAAAAAGTTGAGGTTGGTAACGCCTATATCAACCGCGGCATTACTGGCGCGATTGTTCAGCGGCAGCCATTCGGCGGTTGGAAGAACTCCTCTGTGGGCGTCGGCGCTAAAGCTGGAGGACCAAACTATGTGGCCCAATTGGGTACATGGGAGGATATTGAATCCGATGTTCCATCAGTGAGTTTGCCTCCTGCTTACCGGGAATTAGCGAATACAGAATTCCTAAAGCGTGCTGCTGCCCTCGATGAAATCGCATGGCGCACAGAATTTGGTGTGGAGCAAGATTTTACTGGCCTGCGTTGCGAATCCAATGTGTTCCGATACCGTCCGCTAGAAACCCTGTATGTGGTCGGCGATGATGAAGAACAATTTAATCGCCTTAAGCTGGCCGCACTGCGCACTGGCACCGAATTACGCAAATTGGAAACCCACGAATGGTTCCCACCACATTCACGAATCCGTGCCATTGGCGACGCACCCGTTCCCACCACAATCTACGAATGGGCAGCACTCAATGGCTCAGTAGTTATTGATGGCCCCGTACTTGCCGATGGCCGCCGCGAACTGCTGCACTTCCTCAAAGAACAAGCCGTATCAACAACAAACCATCGATTCGGCTATATCAAGGAGGAGACTAGCTAA
- a CDS encoding lipopolysaccharide biosynthesis protein: protein MQKNLAIDSVVLMGSSATNAIVGLAFWVTATRLNDAEIVGAASTGIAVATTLSTLGMLGFAQLMERFLPRASALQTMGVIGFVAAFSLFLGWLFQLPWLTLVLALFALCDSYLIGCGRPRLVALKNLIHAIAKFALVFVLPIEWAWGIPTGVLLIFFFFGKLPHRHLKVSEVSLYFSHSVGWLLAQMLPGLVIPLMVARTGLDQAAYFNISWVIVNTSFVLMSMIGGPFISKVANADAEMADATQTLIRIVIGTSFLRLIGVSCLGPLALFVYGTDYAENGYMLLILMGIAHFIGGPAYLYATLARIFGRIGYAMLIQAIGSVAVVGLIWLMLPTWGITSVGIAYLIVDTCVMLASAWPLKKALSIALKKVEPQVL, encoded by the coding sequence GTGCAAAAAAACTTAGCGATTGATTCTGTAGTACTCATGGGATCCAGCGCTACAAATGCAATTGTTGGTCTCGCTTTTTGGGTTACTGCAACTCGATTAAATGACGCCGAAATAGTCGGCGCTGCCAGCACTGGAATAGCTGTGGCAACAACACTTTCCACACTAGGAATGCTCGGATTTGCCCAGCTTATGGAGCGTTTTCTTCCACGTGCATCAGCCCTCCAAACGATGGGCGTTATTGGTTTCGTCGCCGCCTTTTCATTATTCTTAGGCTGGCTATTTCAACTACCTTGGTTGACACTTGTCCTGGCATTGTTCGCGCTATGCGATTCATATCTTATTGGCTGCGGAAGACCACGCCTTGTGGCCTTAAAGAACCTTATTCACGCGATAGCTAAATTCGCACTAGTTTTCGTACTACCAATCGAATGGGCCTGGGGAATACCAACTGGCGTTTTATTAATTTTCTTCTTTTTTGGCAAACTTCCTCACAGACACCTTAAAGTAAGTGAAGTATCACTATATTTCTCCCATAGTGTCGGTTGGCTATTGGCTCAAATGCTCCCAGGATTAGTTATTCCATTAATGGTTGCCCGAACTGGGTTGGATCAAGCCGCCTATTTTAATATCTCATGGGTAATCGTTAATACATCATTTGTCCTTATGTCAATGATCGGCGGTCCATTTATCTCCAAAGTGGCAAATGCCGATGCTGAAATGGCAGATGCGACCCAAACTCTCATTCGAATTGTGATAGGAACAAGCTTCTTAAGGCTTATCGGTGTTTCTTGTTTAGGTCCTCTTGCGTTGTTTGTGTACGGAACTGATTACGCCGAAAACGGCTATATGCTTCTTATCCTCATGGGCATTGCGCATTTTATTGGTGGACCGGCATACCTGTATGCAACGCTTGCCCGCATTTTCGGCCGCATTGGGTATGCGATGCTCATTCAAGCAATAGGCTCGGTGGCCGTGGTTGGTTTGATTTGGTTAATGCTTCCCACATGGGGCATTACAAGTGTAGGTATCGCGTATTTGATCGTCGATACTTGTGTCATGCTCGCTTCCGCATGGCCATTAAAGAAAGCGCTCAGTATCGCCCTGAAGAAAGTTGAACCGCAGGTACTGTAA
- a CDS encoding AI-2E family transporter, with the protein MNNQSDPTESIMNFVEGERGTHPKATPPHSDSGTHDDAVPGSSRPAPKVDRALILGQDGRWVAGWALRFIVMAGAAYILWLGLAQVWQGLLPILLAILMSTVLWPPVKWLRDRGINGGIASALVLIAMFAAIGGLFASMAPNVSSQTKILFAQAMVGIRTIQEWMKGPPLNLDAEGINEIANEVVSRIQAQASSQAGNIASGVFSGLSAASSVGVTIGVALVLTFFFLKDGDQFIPWVRKNVGETAGWHLTEVLTRTWNTLAGFIRAQAIVSFIDAVFIGIGLIALGVPLALVLATITFFAGFIPIIGAVSAGAISVLIALVSNGPTTAILVLILILVVQQVEGNILSPMLQSKAMNLHPVIVLLAVLVGGGLFGIVGAFLSVPVAAAIAVWIRYHAEMVSLRTGETTVDDIEIETKNASASHSKHETIRNIKARMQSLVNRRHRIAKQESSK; encoded by the coding sequence ATGAATAACCAATCTGATCCAACGGAATCAATCATGAATTTTGTTGAAGGCGAGCGGGGTACCCATCCTAAGGCAACTCCGCCTCATAGTGATTCCGGAACCCACGACGACGCTGTACCTGGATCGTCGCGCCCGGCTCCAAAAGTAGACCGCGCATTAATCCTCGGCCAAGATGGGCGATGGGTGGCTGGTTGGGCCTTACGTTTTATTGTGATGGCCGGAGCAGCATATATTCTTTGGCTGGGGTTAGCTCAAGTCTGGCAAGGACTCTTGCCTATATTACTTGCGATTTTAATGTCCACTGTGCTTTGGCCCCCGGTAAAGTGGCTGCGCGACCGCGGTATCAATGGAGGTATAGCCTCAGCTTTGGTTCTTATTGCAATGTTTGCAGCCATTGGTGGCCTATTTGCTTCCATGGCGCCAAATGTTTCAAGCCAAACAAAGATACTGTTTGCCCAAGCAATGGTTGGCATTCGGACCATCCAAGAATGGATGAAAGGTCCACCATTAAACCTGGATGCAGAAGGTATTAATGAAATTGCTAATGAGGTTGTCTCTCGTATTCAGGCTCAAGCAAGTAGCCAAGCTGGCAATATTGCATCGGGCGTGTTTTCAGGACTTTCAGCAGCCTCCTCTGTAGGCGTCACAATTGGTGTAGCTCTGGTCCTTACATTCTTCTTCCTAAAAGACGGTGATCAATTCATTCCGTGGGTCCGCAAAAACGTCGGCGAGACCGCAGGCTGGCATCTTACTGAGGTGCTCACACGCACTTGGAACACCCTCGCAGGCTTTATTCGCGCACAAGCCATTGTGTCATTTATCGACGCCGTGTTTATCGGCATCGGGCTAATCGCCCTTGGGGTTCCCCTGGCCCTAGTATTAGCGACCATTACTTTCTTTGCCGGTTTTATTCCGATTATTGGTGCGGTTTCCGCTGGCGCAATTAGCGTTCTTATTGCACTTGTTTCAAATGGTCCAACAACCGCTATCTTGGTGCTGATTCTTATCCTTGTTGTACAGCAAGTCGAGGGAAATATTCTTTCCCCAATGCTGCAATCCAAGGCAATGAATCTACACCCAGTGATTGTGCTTCTTGCTGTCCTTGTCGGTGGCGGACTATTCGGCATTGTTGGAGCCTTCCTTTCAGTCCCAGTGGCTGCGGCCATTGCAGTCTGGATTCGCTACCACGCAGAGATGGTTTCCCTGCGAACTGGTGAAACTACCGTCGACGATATCGAGATCGAAACAAAGAATGCCTCGGCTTCCCATTCAAAACATGAGACTATTAGGAACATTAAAGCGCGTATGCAAAGTTTGGTAAACCGACGACATCGCATCGCGAAGCAAGAGTCCAGTAAATAA
- a CDS encoding glycoside hydrolase family 16 protein: MLSRRAFLLTPLVLVACNASLKDYEAYSGRPSSDRYVQWDPSMVRGNILYGAPGHNGWVTGGLTYLQAPKQYGRFEVRLRSTPHPVLSYHVLLWPEADHWPPEIDIAECFRADRQRVDAFIHGKERQQFRVDRDTTKPTTFAVEWRKDSIKFFCEGELFGETTKDIPHEPMRLAIQVESHATEEGNNLVDGNGYTQEKGEPKDEYRVPVVEILSVGYQEL, translated from the coding sequence ATGTTGAGCAGACGTGCCTTCCTACTAACACCGTTAGTGCTGGTTGCATGTAATGCCTCGTTAAAAGATTATGAAGCATACTCAGGTCGCCCATCCTCTGATCGATACGTTCAGTGGGATCCTTCCATGGTTCGCGGGAATATTCTTTACGGAGCGCCAGGTCATAATGGCTGGGTAACAGGTGGTTTAACGTATCTACAAGCGCCAAAACAGTATGGTCGCTTCGAAGTACGTCTACGTTCCACTCCACACCCGGTCCTCTCCTACCATGTACTTCTCTGGCCCGAAGCTGATCACTGGCCGCCAGAAATTGATATCGCGGAATGTTTCCGTGCGGATCGTCAACGCGTTGATGCCTTTATCCACGGTAAAGAGCGTCAACAATTCCGAGTTGACCGAGACACTACAAAACCTACGACATTTGCTGTTGAATGGCGTAAAGACAGCATCAAATTCTTCTGTGAAGGTGAACTCTTTGGTGAGACCACCAAGGATATTCCGCATGAGCCGATGCGTTTAGCAATTCAGGTGGAATCGCACGCGACTGAAGAAGGCAACAATCTTGTTGATGGCAACGGCTATACACAAGAAAAAGGGGAACCAAAAGATGAGTACCGTGTTCCCGTTGTAGAGATTCTTTCTGTCGGATATCAAGAGCTTTAG
- a CDS encoding AMP-binding protein — translation MNRQDFVTLSDALDLCANEMPDINVAWPNAGMLTYRQLDDDSSRVAAGLAHIGVGLGDRVLYIGEKSPSFWEVLFACVKLGAVMVPVDQNVDSEDVDYVLEQSFATAIVRCSDCHVILNVRDAPEINVDDGWDEWKTQFAPLMEYCFVTPDTPIVEEFTFGRSDVAEYKMHTHEDWFLLWMDNRVENQNHMTR, via the coding sequence ATGAATCGTCAAGATTTTGTAACGCTTTCGGATGCACTCGATTTATGTGCAAATGAAATGCCCGATATCAATGTGGCTTGGCCCAATGCTGGGATGCTTACCTACCGGCAGTTGGATGATGATTCATCGCGAGTAGCGGCTGGATTAGCGCATATTGGCGTTGGCTTAGGTGATCGTGTTTTGTATATCGGGGAGAAGTCACCGAGCTTTTGGGAAGTGCTATTTGCTTGCGTCAAACTGGGTGCTGTAATGGTGCCAGTTGACCAGAATGTGGATAGTGAGGACGTCGATTATGTTTTGGAGCAGTCTTTCGCCACTGCCATTGTGCGTTGTAGCGATTGCCATGTGATTCTAAATGTTCGAGATGCCCCAGAGATCAATGTGGATGATGGATGGGACGAGTGGAAGACACAGTTTGCTCCGTTAATGGAGTATTGTTTTGTAACTCCAGATACCCCAATCGTGGAGGAGTTTACATTTGGGCGTTCGGATGTGGCTGAGTATAAAATGCACACTCACGAAGATTGGTTTTTATTGTGGATGGACAATCGGGTTGAAAATCAAAATCATATGACCAGGTAG